GAAGACCATGATTGCAGCAGCAATCGCCGGCGGCGCCGTCATTACCACTCTCGTGGCAGGGCCCGGCGTGGCCGCCGTCGTACAGGGCGGCCAGAACGGCCAGCACCAGCAAAGCGGGCAGGCGCAGTCCCCGAACGGCCACAGCGGCGGCGCCGGCGATCAGGCCGGCAGCCACACCGGCGGCAAGTTGATGGGCCACGGCAAGGCCGGCGGCAAGTTGATGGGCCACGGCAAGGCCGGCGGCCAGGGCGCGGGACAGGGCTCGGGTCTGGACTCAGGGAGCAGCACCACCGGCACCATGACGGATGCGCAGAGGGCAGAACTTGCGTACATGGCCGAAGAGGAACTGGTGGCCCATGACCTGTACACGGCTTTTGCCGGCCTCTACGACGCCCCGGTGTTCAACCGGGTCGCCAACTCAGAGTCCAAGCATCTCGAGGCCGTCCGGAACCTGATGGCAGGTTACGGCGTCACCGATCCGACCGTTGACCACGTCGCGGGCGTGTTCTCGGACGACAGCCTGCAGAAGCTCTACGATGAGCTGCTCGCGCAGGGCCAGGCCAGCCAGGAGGGCGCCCTTGCGGCCGGGCGAACCGTCGAGAAGACCGACATCGAGGGCCTGACCGCCGCAGCCGAGGGCGCCACCACGGCACCGGACGCCAAGGCCGTCTTCACCCGCCTCCTGGAGGCGTCACAGCACCACCTCACCGCGTTCGGCGGCTAGGAAGACCCGTCAGAGGGGATGCCCGCCACCGCGGGTGTCCCCTACGGCGTATCCCCGCCAATACCGGCGGCCTCGTCCAGGGTGCGCGATTCGAAATGCTCCAGCATCTCGCGCATGCCCTCCATGGTCTGCTTGAACATCTCCGACGCCCGCCACTGCTCGGCCTGCTCCAGCGACTCCCACGGGCCGGTGCTGATAAACCGGTTCCGGACGTCGCGGTCATGCATCAGCACGGCCTTCGCGTGGGGAAAGTCCTCCTGGGTCTTCCGGGCCAGATCCCGCCAGGCCTGCACAAAATCATTCTCCCGGCCCGGGTGCACCAGCCAGATTCCCAGCGTATAAACCGACACGTCGATCGCCTCCAAATTTCTGCACGGGGTTGATAGCCCCGATTATGTTCCCGTGCCACGGGAGGCGGTAGGGCCGATTTACCCGAGGGCCTCCCCCGCGGGCTTCCCCGGGCCGGAGAGGCGGGCCGCCAGGCCGGAGAGGAGGATGTCGATCCCCTGGTCCAGCTCGGCGGCGCCGTCGTAGTCCGCGAGCACGGGGGCCAGGGCACGGAGGCGGGGGAAATCCTTCACGGGGAGCCGGTGCAGGCCCAGCCGGAGAAGGGCCTCGTTCTCGTCCGGGTCCACGACGAATTCCTGAAGTTCGTTGAGAATATGGCCGTACAGAAACCCGTAGTAGGCCCGGTAGACGTGCAGCGCGTCCTCGGCGGCGAACCCGGCGTCGATCAGCAGGGCGAGGATCTGCTCGAGCGGGCGGAGCGTGCCCAGCGGGCGAAGGCCCAGCGGCGTAGACAGCGGCCTTGTGACCAGAAGAGGGACAACATTCGGGTGCCGGAGGGCCAGCAGGCGCAGGTCGTGCGCGATCCGGCGGAGCTGGGCCTGCCAGTCAGGATCCTCCGGGAAAATCGCGAGTTCATTGAGGACAAGCTCGGACACGCCATCCAGCAGTGCGGCGCGGTTGGCCGCGTAGCGGTACAGGCTCATCGGGTCCCGCCCCAGCTGCTGCCCCAGCCGGCGCATGGTCAGGGCGTCGAGTCCCTCGCGGTCCACGAGCTCCAGCGCGGTCGACAACACCAGTTCCCGGCTCAGCCTTGCTTTCTCGCCGCGGGCCGGGCTGTTGAGCGGTTCTTTCGGGGCGGTCATGGGCCTCCATCGTGGTCGGGGCGGACAGTCCCACCCCTTCTGTGGAAGACAGGCAAGCTTGCTTATTAGGTAGTCTACGCCTAACGTCTACAGTGTAGACAACCCCGGACCGGCCGATATTCGACGCCGGTCCAACCGCTTCGGCGTCCCGTGCGAGACGTTGAAGTTCCAGCTGCTGTAGCCACACGGCGGCACCCATCGCACCTGGCGGAAAAGAACCAAACCTGGTGACTTCGCAATTTGATCAATTCCTTCAAGAAGCAACCACCCGCGGGGCCGGTCCCGACGACACCCTCGACGGCGACCCTCTTTACGGCCTCTACATGAGCTGGTGCCACGTCACACAGGCAGCGCCGCGGACCGAAAGGTCCTTCTGGCAGGCCATGAAGAAAAAACAGATCGTCCCGGGCCGCAACGGTCTCCGGATGCAGGGCCACGCGGCGGCCGACTACATCCTGACCAGCCACCTGGGCCTGGTCTGACGGCGGCGCCTACACCTTCCGGTGGATCGACTTGTAGCTCAGGTAGGCGTTGAGGCCCTCGACGCCGTATTCGGTGCCCAGCCCGGAATCGTGCCGGCCGCCAAAGGGTGCCGCGTGGTTGGAGGCGAAGAAGTTGATGCCCACCGACCCCGTATCCATCCGGTCGGCCACGGCCAGCGCGGCCTCCGGGTCCCGCCCGAACACCAGCCCGCCCAGGCCGAACTCGGTGTTGTTGGCCAGGGCAACGGCCTCCTCGGCACTGCCGTCGGCGTCGTTGTACTTCAGGATGCAGATGACCGGGCCGAAAATCTCCTCACGGGAAATCCGCATGTCCGCAGTGACATCCGCGAACACGGTGGGCTCAACGAAGTACCCGCTTTCCAGCCCGCCGCCCAGTGACGCTGCCCGTCCGCCGGTGGTGGCGCGGGCGCCTTCGGCCAGCCCCGACTCCACGTATTCCAGCACTGTCCGGTACTGGGATTCCGTGGCGCAGGGCCCGAAGACCGTGTCGGGGTCCAGCGGGTCGCCCTGCTTGCCGCCCGCGATGGTGGTGGTGACCATATCCAC
This DNA window, taken from Pseudarthrobacter sp. ATCC 49987, encodes the following:
- a CDS encoding ferritin-like domain-containing protein, whose amino-acid sequence is MRKKTMIAAAIAGGAVITTLVAGPGVAAVVQGGQNGQHQQSGQAQSPNGHSGGAGDQAGSHTGGKLMGHGKAGGKLMGHGKAGGQGAGQGSGLDSGSSTTGTMTDAQRAELAYMAEEELVAHDLYTAFAGLYDAPVFNRVANSESKHLEAVRNLMAGYGVTDPTVDHVAGVFSDDSLQKLYDELLAQGQASQEGALAAGRTVEKTDIEGLTAAAEGATTAPDAKAVFTRLLEASQHHLTAFGG
- a CDS encoding TetR/AcrR family transcriptional regulator C-terminal domain-containing protein produces the protein MTAPKEPLNSPARGEKARLSRELVLSTALELVDREGLDALTMRRLGQQLGRDPMSLYRYAANRAALLDGVSELVLNELAIFPEDPDWQAQLRRIAHDLRLLALRHPNVVPLLVTRPLSTPLGLRPLGTLRPLEQILALLIDAGFAAEDALHVYRAYYGFLYGHILNELQEFVVDPDENEALLRLGLHRLPVKDFPRLRALAPVLADYDGAAELDQGIDILLSGLAARLSGPGKPAGEALG
- a CDS encoding antibiotic biosynthesis monooxygenase family protein, producing the protein MSVYTLGIWLVHPGRENDFVQAWRDLARKTQEDFPHAKAVLMHDRDVRNRFISTGPWESLEQAEQWRASEMFKQTMEGMREMLEHFESRTLDEAAGIGGDTP